A window of Juglans regia cultivar Chandler chromosome 7, Walnut 2.0, whole genome shotgun sequence contains these coding sequences:
- the LOC109001976 gene encoding putative receptor-like protein kinase At1g72540, giving the protein MAFKKITLKSFVPGCFKAKNPTSEPNLPVSKQISFRRLWLSDLSNSSSFISDLSSSLVGSNLHIFTLKELTVITQNHSKSNYLGEGGFGPVYKGFIDDKLRPGLEAQPVAVKVLDLDGKQGHREWLAEVVYLGQLRHTHLVNLIGYCCEDEHRLLVYEYMERGNLENQLFRSYSAALPWLTRIKIAIGTAKGLAFLHEEELPVIYRDFKASNILLDSDFNAKLSDFGLATDGPEGEDTHVTTRVMGTEGYAAPEYIMTGHLTTMSDVFSYGVVLLELLTGRRSVDKNRPSREQNLAEWARPVLKDPHKLDRIMDPRLEGQYSTEGARKFALLAYQCLSLHPKSRPTMTNVVKTLEPLLDLNDNPIGPFVYIVPSAGEKESGALKNGREAETECEMTKEKHRQQRRKGHRHRHRIRSLRSRAVYSDTALYKTLGTSLYSPKPEQLDERA; this is encoded by the exons ATGGCTTTCAAAAAGATCACATTGAAAAGCTTCGTACCCGGTTGTTTCAAGGCCAAGAACCCAACCTCTGAGCCAAACCTTCCggtttccaaacaaatttctTTCCGGAGGCTGTGGCTCTCGGATTTAAGTAACTCCTCCTCTTTCATAAGTGATCTATCGAGTTCTCTTGTTGGATCAAATCTGCATATTTTTACTCTTAAGGAGCTCACAGTTATTACGCAGAACCATTCAAAGAGTAATTATCTTGGTGAAGGTGGGTTTGGACCTGTATATAAGGGGTTCATTGATGACAAGCTAAGGCCTGGGTTGGAAGCTCAACCCGTGGCTGTCAAGGTCTTAGACTTGGATGGCAAACAAGGCCACAGGGAGTGGCTG GCTGAAGTAGTATATCTTGGGCAATTAAGGCACACCCATCTTGTGAATTTGATCGGATACTGCTGCGAGGATGAGCACCGGCTACTCGTGTATGAGTATATGGAGCGTGGCAACTTAGAGAACCAACTATTTAGAA GTTATTCTGCAGCCTTGCCTTGGTTAACAAGAATAAAGATTGCCATTGGAACCGCGAAAGGCCTTGCTTTCCTCCACGAAGAAGAATTACCAGTCATATATCGGGATTTTAAAGCTTCAAACATCTTATTAGACTCT GATTTCAACGCTAAACTCTCTGATTTTGGGCTTGCAACGGATGGACCAGAAGGGGAGGACACTCATGTCACAACTCGTGTCATGGGCACCGAGGGCTATGCAGCTCCTGAATACATTATGACAG GTCATTTGACGACTATGAGCGATGTATTTAGCTATGGAGTGGTTCTTTTAGAGCTACTAACAGGTAGACGATCCGTGGACAAGAATCGACCGAGTAGAGAGCAGAATTTGGCAGAATGGGCAAGGCCTGTTTTGAAGGACCCCCATAAACTAGACAGAATAATGGACCCCAGGCTTGAAGGGCAGTACTCGACAGAAGGGGCTAGGAAGTTTGCGTTATTGGCTTACCAATGCTTGAGCCTGCACCCCAAATCAAGACCCACAATGACCAATGTGGTCAAGACCTTAGAGCCTCTCTTGGACTTGAATGATAACCCGATTGGACCCTTTGTGTACATTGTACCAAGTgcaggagaaaaagaaagtggtgCACTGAAGAATGGACGAGAAGCTGAAACTGAATGTGAGATGACAAAAGAGAAGCACCGTCAGCAGCGCCGAAAAGGTCATAGACATAGACATCGGATCAGGTCATTGAGGTCTCGCGCTGTCTATTCTGATACTGCTTTGTATAAAACTCTTGGGACTAGTTTGTACTCTCCCAAACCAGAGCAATTGGACGAACGGGCATAG